The following coding sequences are from one Clostridioides difficile ATCC 9689 = DSM 1296 window:
- a CDS encoding BlaI/MecI/CopY family transcriptional regulator, with the protein MTIKKLPQSELKIMKFIWKSDSKVTSRDIVLGMEQKYQWKQTTTLTLLSRLVVKRFLNSQKIDKYTHYEVLIKEKEYIGVETRDFFRNIHDSSIKSLLLSLHENINLSKDDILLIEEWIKNLKEEEKDV; encoded by the coding sequence ATGACTATAAAAAAGTTGCCACAATCAGAATTAAAGATAATGAAATTTATATGGAAATCAGATTCCAAAGTAACATCTAGAGATATTGTTTTAGGAATGGAGCAAAAATATCAATGGAAACAAACGACAACTTTGACTCTTTTATCTAGATTAGTAGTAAAAAGATTTCTAAATTCTCAAAAGATAGATAAATATACGCATTATGAAGTTTTAATTAAAGAAAAGGAATACATAGGAGTTGAGACAAGAGATTTTTTTAGAAATATTCATGATTCTTCTATAAAAAGTTTATTGTTGTCATTACATGAAAATATTAATTTGAGCAAAGATGATATTTTACTTATTGAAGAGTGGATAAAAAATCTAAAAGAAGAGGAGAAAGACGTATAA
- a CDS encoding VOC family protein, which produces MKYQVSLLAVKDIEVSKKFYKELFEQEIELDLGKNVTFKGGFAIQEDFAWLTGINPDTVIQKSNNMELYFEVDDFDEFIEKLNYYKDVEFVHKPLKHEWQQRVVRIYDPDKHIIEIGESMEVIARRYLSEGYSVEETSKIIQHPIEFVKQCENSKE; this is translated from the coding sequence ATGAAATATCAGGTTTCATTATTAGCAGTGAAGGATATTGAAGTATCAAAAAAATTTTACAAAGAATTATTTGAGCAAGAAATTGAATTGGACTTAGGTAAAAATGTAACATTTAAAGGAGGATTTGCTATACAAGAAGACTTCGCATGGCTTACAGGGATTAATCCAGATACAGTTATACAAAAATCAAATAATATGGAACTTTATTTTGAGGTTGATGATTTTGACGAATTTATTGAAAAACTCAATTATTATAAAGATGTAGAGTTTGTCCATAAGCCACTAAAACATGAATGGCAACAAAGAGTAGTGCGTATTTATGACCCAGATAAGCATATTATTGAGATAGGAGAGTCTATGGAAGTTATAGCTAGAAGATATTTATCTGAGGGATATTCTGTAGAAGAAACTTCTAAAATAATTCAACATCCAATTGAATTTGTAAAGCAGTGTGAAAATAGTAAGGAATGA
- a CDS encoding Nif3-like dinuclear metal center hexameric protein, with protein sequence MVIIKAIELYKKLDLEFNIKNINDDWSFMNFENDFITSEFRKKYIGLVLDNAQNINKVYTTTFPDKEIIKQVIDKDEKDILIFSHHAMGYIASDEGFPFHDIPLSYMEEMKNRRISFYVLHSPLDNYSDYSTSVSFAKAMGLEIVKPFCKYDDKIEVGVICKTSLKSIEEIKELIKKSVGHDVKLYDYGDSVLKDGLVAIAAGGGSYPFVAREVAELGINLYITGFTKPLKHFEPVLEFHQIAKDNLINVIGATHYSTEKFACMGMVDYFKNLGLESEFLQGKYYLEDL encoded by the coding sequence GTGGTTATTATTAAGGCAATTGAACTTTATAAAAAATTAGATTTAGAATTTAATATTAAAAATATTAATGATGATTGGAGTTTTATGAATTTTGAAAATGATTTTATCACTTCAGAATTTAGAAAAAAATACATAGGATTAGTATTAGATAATGCTCAAAATATTAATAAAGTATACACAACTACTTTTCCTGATAAAGAAATAATTAAGCAGGTTATAGATAAAGATGAAAAAGATATTTTAATTTTTTCACATCATGCAATGGGATACATAGCATCAGATGAAGGTTTTCCATTTCACGACATACCACTATCTTATATGGAAGAGATGAAAAATCGTAGAATTTCTTTTTATGTATTACATTCTCCACTAGACAACTATAGTGACTATTCAACTTCTGTTAGTTTTGCAAAAGCTATGGGTTTAGAAATAGTCAAACCATTTTGTAAATATGACGATAAAATTGAGGTAGGAGTTATATGTAAAACATCACTAAAATCAATAGAAGAGATTAAGGAATTAATTAAAAAATCTGTTGGTCATGATGTGAAATTGTATGATTATGGAGATTCTGTATTAAAAGATGGTTTAGTTGCTATTGCAGCAGGGGGAGGAAGTTATCCATTTGTAGCAAGAGAAGTTGCTGAACTTGGTATAAATCTATATATTACTGGGTTTACTAAGCCTTTAAAACATTTTGAACCAGTATTAGAGTTTCATCAAATAGCAAAAGATAATTTAATTAATGTTATAGGTGCTACTCATTATTCTACAGAAAAATTTGCGTGTATGGGCATGGTCGATTATTTTAAAAATCTAGGTTTAGAATCAGAATTTTTGCAAGGAAAATATTACTTAGAGGATTTATAG
- a CDS encoding SAM-dependent methyltransferase, translating into MIFTKSNKYDKDFLMKNMMGPNCIKILEELTSKIKLEKGMRILDLGCGKGISSIFLAKEFDATVFATDLWIEPTENYKRFKEFKLDDKIFPIQAEAHELPYAEGFFDAVISIDSYHYFGNKEGFLDNHISPLVKEGGILAMAMPGLKEDFVDCIPDELIPFWQDNMNFHSITWWNKLWSESESVIVEKCEALNCHDEAWKDWINCDNSYAINDKKMMEVENGKYFNTISLIARTK; encoded by the coding sequence ATGATATTTACAAAAAGTAATAAATACGATAAGGACTTTCTCATGAAAAATATGATGGGACCTAATTGTATAAAAATATTGGAAGAATTAACAAGTAAGATAAAACTAGAAAAGGGAATGCGTATTTTAGACTTAGGTTGTGGTAAGGGTATATCTTCGATATTTTTAGCAAAGGAATTTGATGCTACTGTATTTGCAACAGATTTATGGATAGAACCAACTGAAAACTATAAAAGATTTAAAGAGTTTAAATTGGATGATAAAATATTTCCAATACAGGCAGAGGCACATGAACTACCTTATGCAGAAGGTTTCTTTGATGCGGTGATAAGTATCGATTCTTATCACTACTTTGGAAACAAAGAAGGATTTTTAGACAATCATATATCACCTCTTGTAAAAGAGGGAGGAATACTTGCTATGGCAATGCCTGGATTAAAAGAAGATTTCGTGGATTGTATACCAGATGAACTCATTCCATTTTGGCAAGATAATATGAACTTCCATTCAATTACATGGTGGAATAAACTTTGGTCTGAATCGGAGTCTGTGATTGTAGAGAAATGTGAAGCTTTAAATTGTCATGATGAAGCTTGGAAGGATTGGATAAATTGTGATAATTCATATGCTATAAATGACAAAAAAATGATGGAAGTAGAGAATGGAAAGTATTTTAATACAATTTCTTTGATAGCGAGAACTAAATAA
- a CDS encoding GNAT family N-acetyltransferase translates to MIEGIKFIKAEEKYIYSYWQTFDKIAKERKYLAMDEAFPFEETVEFIKNIINKNLPQLFIIDLESDNCIGWCDVLPKTEKVGYLGMGILKEYREKGIGSSLLKQIIDLSKEYGYEKIELDVFKSNSRAIHVYKSLGFVEVNTISSGFTWNDRPVKEEVIQMELTLI, encoded by the coding sequence TTGATAGAAGGCATAAAATTTATAAAGGCAGAAGAAAAGTATATTTATTCGTATTGGCAAACTTTTGATAAAATAGCAAAAGAGAGGAAATATCTAGCTATGGATGAAGCCTTTCCTTTTGAAGAAACAGTTGAATTTATAAAAAATATTATAAATAAAAACTTACCACAACTGTTTATAATTGATTTAGAATCAGATAACTGTATTGGTTGGTGTGACGTTTTACCTAAAACTGAAAAAGTTGGTTATCTAGGCATGGGTATTCTTAAAGAGTATAGGGAAAAAGGTATCGGAAGTAGTCTTTTAAAACAAATTATTGATTTATCAAAAGAATATGGGTATGAAAAAATTGAGCTTGATGTATTTAAAAGTAATAGTAGAGCTATTCATGTTTATAAATCTTTAGGGTTTGTAGAGGTAAATACAATATCTAGTGGTTTTACATGGAATGATAGACCTGTAAAAGAAGAAGTAATTCAAATGGAGCTTACACTTATATAA
- a CDS encoding RNA polymerase sigma factor, translated as MDKTTFTNNILESEQTLYRVSKSILGNDQDCEDAINNAILKAYEKLDSLKEEQYFKTWLIRIVINECNSLRRKRLKSLSFEDVFKNKKIDEKDDYSDLYTAIQSLPKKIKIPIVLYYIEGYSVDEVKEILDIPQGTVKSRLSRGRRLLKTKLENTEVII; from the coding sequence TTGGATAAAACTACATTTACAAACAATATACTTGAATCAGAACAGACTTTGTATCGAGTATCTAAGTCTATTCTAGGAAACGACCAAGACTGTGAAGATGCCATCAACAATGCTATTTTAAAAGCATATGAAAAGTTGGATTCTCTTAAGGAAGAACAATACTTTAAAACATGGCTGATTAGAATAGTCATAAATGAATGTAATTCATTAAGACGCAAACGATTAAAATCTCTATCATTTGAAGATGTCTTCAAAAACAAAAAAATTGATGAAAAAGATGACTATAGCGATTTGTATACTGCTATTCAAAGTCTACCTAAAAAAATTAAAATTCCAATAGTCCTTTACTATATTGAAGGTTATTCAGTAGATGAAGTTAAGGAAATATTAGATATACCTCAAGGAACTGTAAAAAGTAGATTATCAAGAGGAAGAAGATTATTAAAAACTAAATTAGAAAACACGGAGGTAATCATATGA
- a CDS encoding DUF5058 family protein, with protein MKFQEMINSPGLWIVSSFLVIISVVQAIVFMKEALKEASNLGIERKGIKAAIRSASVTAIGPSLSPVITLLSLVAVIGAPTTWMRLCDVGAARTELGVISLTSNLSGVEVGSAAFGAEAFSYALWGMALNNLGWLFVVFILGHRMRGIVEKMNMKYNPTWVKKLLAGATVGLFAYLLSNQIKTFEIPKLTPAIISAIVMLVLTTLFKKNQRLQELSLGIAMLIGMFGTQIILS; from the coding sequence ATGAAGTTTCAAGAAATGATTAATAGCCCAGGTCTTTGGATTGTTTCTAGTTTTTTAGTAATTATTTCAGTTGTTCAAGCAATCGTATTTATGAAAGAGGCACTAAAAGAGGCTTCAAATCTTGGTATTGAAAGGAAAGGAATTAAAGCAGCAATTCGCTCAGCTAGTGTTACAGCCATTGGACCTTCTCTATCTCCTGTTATTACATTATTATCACTGGTAGCTGTGATTGGCGCTCCTACGACTTGGATGAGGCTCTGTGATGTCGGAGCAGCTAGAACAGAGCTTGGAGTAATATCTCTTACATCCAATTTATCTGGGGTAGAAGTAGGTAGTGCTGCATTTGGAGCAGAAGCTTTTTCGTATGCACTATGGGGGATGGCTTTAAATAACTTAGGTTGGCTATTTGTTGTATTTATTTTGGGTCATAGAATGCGTGGAATTGTTGAAAAGATGAACATGAAGTATAATCCTACTTGGGTTAAAAAACTACTTGCAGGAGCTACAGTTGGATTATTTGCTTACCTTCTTTCAAATCAAATAAAAACATTTGAAATACCAAAACTTACACCAGCAATTATTTCAGCTATAGTTATGCTAGTATTGACAACTTTATTTAAAAAGAATCAACGATTACAAGAATTATCCTTAGGTATTGCCATGTTAATTGGTATGTTTGGTACACAGATTATATTATCGTGA
- a CDS encoding N-acyl-D-amino-acid deacylase family protein, giving the protein MFDVKIVNGIIVDGTGNSRYKSDVGIVGDKIMAIGDLSQKEAKETIDATGKFVSPGFIDFHTHSDLSLVYDKYTRSRIHTGVTTDVIANCGIGVAPIREEKKQELIDYLGTRIIGTIPTKLELHWNTMQEYFDYLTENSPAVNVVAYVAQGPVRINEMGFSKEPATLEQLKNMKLEVRKAMEAGCVALSSGLVYLPGAYTKKEEMAELCKELIPYNGYYISHIRDEGDEEMEALDEAIYIAKTAGVPLHVSHLKVMGHKNFGTIDEVFKKLDEAEADGLEVTFDCYPYTAGMTSLGALLPPWAFEGGVENMVKRLEVQENRDRIIKELEEGIPGWQCFYQLAGGWNGVVLASVMTEANKYVEGKTLMEVAKINGENPFDTFFRLLIEEKSKIQVVVHTQGQEDTDKVVCHPKSCIGSDSMDLSTEGLLSLGKPHPRAFGTFGRIFSYYVREKGMLTFEEAVKKITYLSAKRLGIYKERGLLKENYFADIVVFDPDTIEDKATYSNPKQYTVGVEYVLVNGKIALAGGKQTDVCAGRVIKNPLSIAK; this is encoded by the coding sequence ATGTTTGATGTTAAAATTGTCAATGGAATAATCGTTGATGGTACAGGAAATTCAAGATATAAAAGTGATGTAGGGATTGTAGGAGACAAAATCATGGCTATTGGAGATTTAAGTCAAAAAGAGGCTAAAGAGACTATAGACGCAACTGGAAAATTTGTATCACCTGGTTTTATAGATTTCCATACTCATTCTGATTTATCTCTTGTGTATGATAAATACACAAGAAGCCGTATCCATACAGGTGTAACAACAGATGTTATTGCAAACTGTGGTATAGGAGTTGCTCCGATAAGAGAAGAGAAGAAGCAAGAGTTAATTGATTATCTTGGAACTAGGATAATTGGTACAATTCCAACAAAATTAGAGCTTCATTGGAATACAATGCAAGAATACTTTGATTACTTAACTGAAAATTCTCCAGCAGTCAATGTTGTAGCTTATGTAGCACAAGGACCTGTACGTATCAATGAAATGGGATTTTCAAAGGAACCAGCTACTTTAGAGCAACTTAAAAATATGAAGTTGGAAGTTAGAAAAGCTATGGAAGCTGGATGTGTAGCTCTTTCATCAGGATTAGTTTATTTACCAGGAGCATACACAAAGAAAGAAGAAATGGCTGAATTATGTAAGGAATTGATACCATACAATGGATACTATATATCTCATATTAGAGATGAAGGTGATGAAGAAATGGAAGCTCTTGATGAAGCAATTTATATAGCTAAGACTGCAGGAGTTCCTCTACATGTTTCTCATTTAAAAGTTATGGGTCATAAGAATTTTGGAACTATTGATGAGGTATTTAAAAAGCTAGATGAAGCTGAGGCAGATGGTTTGGAAGTAACTTTTGATTGTTACCCATATACAGCTGGAATGACATCTTTGGGTGCACTTTTACCTCCTTGGGCTTTTGAAGGCGGTGTAGAAAATATGGTAAAACGATTAGAAGTACAAGAAAATAGAGACAGAATTATAAAAGAGTTGGAGGAAGGGATTCCTGGATGGCAATGTTTCTACCAATTAGCAGGTGGGTGGAACGGTGTTGTACTAGCCTCTGTAATGACTGAAGCAAATAAATATGTAGAGGGTAAAACTTTAATGGAGGTAGCCAAAATCAATGGTGAAAATCCATTTGATACGTTCTTTAGGCTTTTGATTGAAGAAAAAAGTAAAATTCAAGTAGTTGTTCATACACAAGGTCAAGAGGATACAGATAAGGTTGTTTGCCATCCAAAGTCATGTATAGGTTCTGATAGTATGGACCTTTCTACAGAAGGTTTACTTTCTCTTGGAAAGCCTCATCCTCGTGCATTTGGTACTTTTGGACGAATTTTCTCTTACTATGTTAGAGAAAAAGGTATGTTGACTTTTGAGGAAGCAGTTAAAAAGATAACTTATCTTTCAGCAAAACGCTTAGGCATTTATAAAGAAAGGGGTCTACTTAAAGAAAATTATTTTGCTGACATTGTGGTATTTGACCCAGATACAATAGAAGATAAAGCGACTTATAGTAATCCTAAACAGTATACAGTGGGAGTGGAATATGTGTTGGTGAATGGTAAAATTGCATTGGCAGGAGGAAAGCAAACTGATGTATGTGCTGGACGTGTAATTAAAAATCCTCTTAGCATAGCAAAATAG
- a CDS encoding nuclear transport factor 2 family protein produces MGKYQDSKKVVRNYFEALENATGDEVENVLKQHMKSDYNWKGVYPFREQEGTENVADVFWKPLKKSLSNMQRRQDIFIAGTNEIDNSEWVMSMGHFMGLFDKDWLGIKHTRKMISLRYAEFNCVQDGKIAKTGLFVDIIGFMIQAGVNPLPPQTGSYFVYPGPIDHNGLLFEDADEVEGVKTLALVNKMVDDLSELNESGAMGCPPEILEKSWAKDMIWYGPGGIGASYTIPRYQEQHQLPFRNNLKGKTFNGHVCRFAEGNFACFFGWPNLTNVPCGGFLGLPGGEVKADMQVVDVYYRKGDKLQENWVLIDIPYWLKQQGLDILERTKSIFNA; encoded by the coding sequence ATGGGAAAATATCAGGATTCAAAAAAAGTTGTAAGAAATTATTTTGAAGCATTAGAAAATGCTACTGGGGATGAGGTTGAAAATGTCTTAAAGCAACATATGAAATCAGATTATAACTGGAAAGGTGTGTATCCATTTCGTGAACAAGAAGGCACTGAAAATGTAGCAGATGTATTTTGGAAGCCTTTAAAAAAATCATTGAGTAATATGCAAAGACGACAAGATATTTTCATTGCAGGAACAAATGAGATTGACAATAGTGAATGGGTAATGAGTATGGGGCATTTTATGGGACTTTTTGATAAGGATTGGCTTGGCATTAAACATACTCGCAAAATGATTAGTTTAAGATATGCAGAATTTAACTGTGTTCAAGATGGTAAAATTGCTAAAACTGGATTATTTGTAGATATAATTGGGTTTATGATTCAAGCAGGAGTTAATCCATTGCCACCACAAACAGGTTCATATTTTGTATATCCAGGGCCAATTGACCATAATGGATTACTTTTTGAAGATGCAGATGAAGTTGAAGGAGTAAAAACTTTAGCACTAGTAAATAAAATGGTAGATGATTTATCTGAATTAAATGAAAGTGGTGCTATGGGATGCCCACCAGAAATACTTGAAAAATCTTGGGCTAAAGATATGATTTGGTATGGTCCAGGTGGAATTGGTGCTTCTTATACTATACCTAGATATCAAGAGCAACACCAGCTACCATTTAGAAATAATTTAAAAGGAAAGACTTTTAATGGGCATGTATGTAGATTTGCAGAAGGTAATTTTGCTTGTTTCTTTGGATGGCCTAATCTGACTAATGTACCATGTGGAGGTTTTTTAGGATTACCAGGTGGAGAGGTTAAAGCAGATATGCAAGTTGTTGATGTTTATTATCGTAAGGGCGATAAACTTCAAGAAAACTGGGTGTTAATTGATATTCCTTATTGGTTGAAACAACAAGGGCTTGATATTCTTGAGAGAACTAAAAGTATTTTTAATGCTTAG
- a CDS encoding ester cyclase — MASTNKNNATSKEEEKEVSTSGLESCTVKENKAKMNQTNFSNINENQTNENKTNTYKGNIDKGNIDKTNTNKSDINKVNIDTVDTDKLNTNTLTKKNKKVIFKGEDNMSSTKIYYGDSLEVTPVGVMDYNDFSKQTKREQEIPGFDSKYRDFVDYIMKITHNIWEEKGIGVIYDTYHNNVTMHCGSSNLVGIKDVISNTLQTLHAFPDRRLIGQNVIWSNFGADGFLSSHRVLSTATNLGDSNFGPATGRKINFRTVIDCATTNNRIHEEWLVRDNLWIVTQLGLNPQEVAKGMAKASESKVLSLQSTYGICESMDGQFMPTKYQAKDDSVGEMMLEMTSRIYNYKYINEVKKYYHDNAVVHFICDKDLNGYDEIQGMIVSLLASIPNGSYEVERVTCNQREKNEGYDVSVRWRLRGINEGIGFFGQPSGKHIEVMGINHYHILQGKVKEEWITFDGMDVLKQMYMGVEE, encoded by the coding sequence GTGGCATCTACCAACAAAAATAATGCAACAAGTAAAGAGGAAGAAAAAGAAGTTTCTACAAGTGGGCTTGAATCATGTACGGTTAAAGAAAACAAAGCTAAAATGAATCAAACTAATTTTAGTAATATAAATGAAAATCAAACAAATGAGAATAAAACGAACACATATAAAGGAAATATAGATAAAGGGAATATAGATAAAACAAACACAAATAAATCCGACATAAATAAAGTTAACATAGATACAGTGGATACAGATAAATTAAATACAAATACTCTTACTAAAAAAAATAAAAAAGTTATATTTAAGGGGGAAGATAATATGTCATCTACAAAAATTTACTATGGAGATTCATTAGAAGTAACGCCTGTTGGAGTAATGGATTACAATGATTTTTCAAAACAGACAAAAAGGGAACAGGAAATACCTGGATTTGATTCTAAGTATAGAGATTTTGTAGATTATATTATGAAGATTACACATAATATCTGGGAAGAAAAAGGTATAGGTGTTATTTATGATACATATCACAATAATGTTACAATGCATTGTGGCTCTTCAAATTTAGTTGGTATTAAAGATGTTATTTCCAATACTCTTCAAACATTACATGCGTTTCCTGATAGAAGATTAATTGGTCAAAATGTAATATGGTCTAACTTTGGTGCTGATGGTTTTTTATCTTCTCACCGTGTTTTGTCTACAGCAACTAACTTAGGTGATAGTAATTTTGGACCAGCAACAGGTAGAAAAATAAACTTTAGAACTGTAATTGATTGTGCCACAACTAACAATAGAATCCACGAAGAATGGTTGGTTAGAGATAATTTATGGATTGTTACTCAATTAGGATTAAACCCTCAGGAAGTAGCAAAGGGTATGGCAAAGGCAAGTGAATCTAAAGTGCTTAGTTTACAATCAACTTATGGTATCTGTGAATCTATGGATGGTCAATTTATGCCAACTAAGTATCAAGCAAAAGATGATTCTGTTGGCGAAATGATGCTTGAAATGACAAGCCGCATTTATAATTATAAGTATATAAATGAAGTTAAAAAATACTATCATGATAATGCAGTAGTACATTTTATATGTGATAAAGATTTAAATGGCTATGATGAGATTCAAGGAATGATTGTAAGTTTACTTGCATCAATTCCAAATGGAAGTTATGAAGTGGAAAGAGTAACTTGTAATCAAAGAGAAAAAAATGAAGGTTATGATGTATCTGTAAGATGGAGATTACGTGGAATAAATGAAGGTATAGGATTTTTTGGACAGCCTTCTGGAAAGCATATAGAAGTAATGGGAATCAATCATTATCATATACTACAAGGTAAAGTAAAGGAGGAGTGGATAACTTTTGATGGTATGGATGTATTAAAACAAATGTATATGGGAGTAGAAGAATAA
- a CDS encoding MFS transporter produces the protein MKTTVEIENDIILGKDYSNLKRGIAFFSIALIYFFYCYNFMVGTFIKPTMIYALADGGFGFSLKQTEEIFAVMSFGTIPGTFIFGVISTKIGKKRTLISVALLIGLTTFIPMLSPTNIMLWKIARLCTGVVLGGVFGTAMPLVADMFPSKYRGKLAAILTALFSLAMIFGGKVYGVLGDANWQILMYTAIIPPIVGAILAIFFVPDDLEYTKELVKKGKETGEKISYISMYKGKYLWIGLGTILLSGANFTAYSAFSNNATTYLVTGIGMSAAVAGSIYSLQGIGQLVGYLFWGSIADKFGRKIPFIGMALAAVFVFIYTKLGGDNTTTFYMISVLLGVAVGYSGAWGAYYTELFPSKYRSLSSGMSFNGGRIISTFAIPAIAGTASGTLGMMTIFYISIAVFVAGAIVWLFLPETLNNKK, from the coding sequence ATGAAAACAACGGTTGAAATAGAAAATGATATCATATTAGGAAAAGACTATTCAAACCTAAAAAGAGGAATTGCATTTTTTTCAATTGCTTTAATATACTTTTTTTATTGCTACAATTTTATGGTGGGTACTTTTATTAAACCAACAATGATTTATGCTTTAGCAGATGGGGGATTTGGTTTTTCATTAAAACAAACAGAAGAAATATTTGCAGTTATGTCTTTTGGTACAATTCCAGGTACATTTATTTTTGGGGTGATTTCTACAAAAATTGGGAAGAAGAGGACTTTAATTAGCGTTGCTTTACTGATTGGATTGACAACATTTATACCAATGTTATCTCCTACAAATATTATGTTATGGAAAATAGCACGTTTGTGTACAGGAGTAGTGTTGGGAGGCGTATTTGGAACAGCTATGCCTTTAGTTGCAGATATGTTTCCAAGTAAATATCGTGGTAAGTTAGCTGCTATATTAACTGCTTTATTTTCATTAGCAATGATTTTTGGTGGGAAAGTATATGGCGTTTTAGGTGATGCAAATTGGCAAATATTGATGTATACTGCGATTATACCACCTATAGTTGGAGCTATCTTAGCAATCTTCTTTGTGCCAGATGATTTGGAGTATACAAAGGAATTAGTTAAAAAGGGAAAAGAAACTGGTGAAAAGATTAGCTATATAAGTATGTATAAGGGAAAATACTTATGGATTGGATTGGGAACGATTCTTTTATCAGGTGCAAATTTTACAGCATATTCAGCATTTTCAAATAATGCAACTACATACCTAGTGACAGGAATAGGAATGTCAGCAGCAGTGGCTGGGTCTATATATAGTTTACAAGGAATTGGTCAATTAGTAGGATATTTATTCTGGGGTTCAATTGCAGATAAATTTGGAAGAAAAATACCTTTTATAGGTATGGCATTAGCAGCAGTGTTTGTTTTTATATATACAAAATTAGGTGGAGATAATACAACAACATTCTATATGATATCAGTATTACTAGGTGTTGCTGTTGGATATTCTGGAGCATGGGGAGCATACTACACAGAGTTGTTCCCAAGTAAATATCGTTCGTTGTCATCTGGTATGTCATTTAATGGAGGAAGGATTATATCTACGTTTGCAATACCTGCTATAGCTGGTACAGCTTCTGGTACTTTAGGTATGATGACTATCTTTTACATATCAATCGCAGTCTTTGTAGCAGGTGCTATTGTATGGTTATTCTTACCAGAGACGTTAAATAATAAAAAATAA